In a genomic window of Sutcliffiella sp. FSL R7-0096:
- the addA gene encoding helicase-exonuclease AddAB subunit AddA — protein MSMELLPKPAEAQWTDDQWKAIVASGRDILVAAAAGSGKTAVLVERMIHKIVEEHVDVDRLLVVTFTNASAAEMRHRIGEALEKQLEKKPASLHLRRQLSLLNRASISTIHSFCLDVVRKYYYLIDIDPSFRIADTTEIQLMQEEVLENVFEEQYGKEGNDAFFELVDRYTNDRSDSALQNLVLDLHEFSRANPNPETWLDEIVAFYQSTSNLSMDELPFIQTLKKEMHLQFLGAESLLNKAMEMTLEPGGPAPRAENIEQDLAQLRRLQTALDSSWEELYAVMQELDFSRAKTCRGDEYDKGLIERWTKVRNNAKAMIQGIKEELFSRRPESFLKDLEELTPVMGTLVNLVKKYGDEFSLLKQDKGLVDFSDLEHLCLAVLTHSKDGTLERSEAALRYQSTFKEVMVDEYQDTNMVQEAILKFVTKEREEEGNMFMVGDVKQSIYRFRLAEPFLFLSKYKRFHSTGEDSGLRIDLNKNFRSRPEVLDATNFIFKQIMGETVGEIDYDDDAELKFGAAYYPEATDREAELMVIDRSDSAADGPDFSDEMEDSVDSTGFDKVELETAQVEAKMIAQKIRHLVQSGYEIYDKDKKVMRPVMYRDCVILMRSMPWAPQFMEEFKQEGLPLYANLSTGYFEATEVAILLSLLKIIDNPYQDVPLASVLRSPIVGMDSNDLATIRIQQKRGSYYEALIAFMKKTPDTIEEGNLVKRVQLFYEMLQTWRTSAREGALSELIWQIYQDTHFFDFVGGMPGGKQRQANLRALYDRARQYESTSFRGLFRFLRFIERMQDRGEDLGAARALGEQEDVIRLMTIHSSKGLEFPVVFVAGLSRQFNMMDLNSSYLLDKELGFGSKYVNSKLRITYPTILQLALKRKAKAQLIAEEMRVLYVALTRAKEKLYLVGTVKDFEKSQALWNEHCSHESWLLPDYARAGAKSYMDWVGPALVRHRDAESLRENGLSASVSDDITNHPTSWKVSITKVHQLLEEMEAEKEEENLLLDKVRHGVPVEIESSYKMRVKEQLNWSYPYKEASAHRSKQSVSEIKRMREQQDPYADNALVKTERRYFLDRPAFLQKKQLSPSEIGTAMHAVMQNVDLSVENIDREYIQAQVLMMVQKELITQEQAEVIDFEAIASFFANPVGKRMLNAEHIHREVPFSFALKGDVLGETTELKEETILVQGVIDCLVEDEDGLVLIDYKTDTINGRFPGGFVEAEPILRNRYKEQVSLYGMAVEQIWKKELRAKYLYFFDGNHLVEMVD, from the coding sequence ATGAGCATGGAACTTCTTCCTAAACCGGCAGAGGCCCAGTGGACAGATGATCAATGGAAAGCGATTGTGGCATCGGGGAGGGATATCCTGGTTGCGGCAGCTGCGGGATCCGGTAAAACAGCAGTCCTTGTAGAAAGAATGATTCATAAAATTGTCGAAGAGCATGTGGATGTGGATAGGCTGCTTGTCGTGACGTTCACCAATGCATCAGCTGCAGAGATGCGCCACAGAATAGGGGAAGCATTAGAGAAGCAGCTGGAGAAAAAGCCCGCCTCTCTCCATTTGCGCAGGCAACTGAGTCTGCTGAACCGTGCCTCCATCTCCACCATCCACTCCTTTTGCCTGGATGTTGTAAGGAAGTACTACTACCTAATTGATATTGATCCGAGTTTTCGGATTGCCGATACAACCGAGATTCAATTGATGCAGGAAGAAGTGCTGGAGAACGTGTTTGAAGAGCAGTATGGAAAAGAGGGGAATGATGCATTTTTTGAACTGGTCGATCGTTATACGAATGACCGTTCAGATAGTGCCCTGCAAAACCTGGTACTGGACCTTCATGAATTTTCACGGGCAAATCCCAACCCAGAGACATGGTTGGATGAAATTGTGGCTTTCTATCAATCTACTAGCAATTTATCCATGGACGAACTTCCTTTTATACAAACGCTAAAAAAAGAGATGCACCTGCAATTTCTTGGGGCTGAGAGCCTATTGAACAAGGCGATGGAAATGACCCTTGAGCCTGGGGGACCTGCTCCTAGAGCTGAAAATATTGAACAGGATCTAGCTCAACTTCGCAGACTTCAAACAGCCCTCGATTCATCCTGGGAAGAACTGTATGCAGTCATGCAGGAACTTGATTTTTCAAGGGCAAAAACATGCCGTGGTGATGAATATGATAAAGGACTAATAGAAAGATGGACAAAGGTAAGGAATAATGCCAAGGCGATGATCCAAGGGATAAAAGAAGAACTCTTTTCAAGGCGTCCGGAATCCTTCCTGAAGGATTTGGAGGAACTCACGCCCGTGATGGGAACCCTAGTAAACCTTGTTAAAAAGTATGGCGATGAGTTTAGCTTGTTGAAGCAGGATAAGGGCTTGGTCGATTTTTCCGACCTAGAGCACCTTTGTTTGGCTGTGCTCACACATAGCAAGGATGGGACCCTCGAACGATCAGAGGCGGCACTCCGTTATCAGTCCACGTTCAAGGAAGTGATGGTGGATGAATACCAGGATACGAATATGGTACAGGAGGCCATCTTAAAGTTTGTGACAAAAGAACGGGAAGAAGAAGGAAATATGTTCATGGTAGGGGACGTGAAGCAGTCCATCTATCGATTCCGGCTTGCTGAACCATTTCTTTTCTTGAGTAAATACAAGCGATTTCATTCAACAGGTGAAGACTCTGGACTCCGAATCGATTTGAATAAGAACTTTCGCTCACGACCTGAAGTGCTGGATGCTACCAACTTTATTTTCAAACAGATAATGGGGGAAACCGTCGGAGAGATTGACTATGACGACGATGCGGAACTGAAATTCGGCGCGGCCTACTATCCGGAGGCGACAGACCGGGAAGCGGAGCTGATGGTGATCGACCGCAGTGATTCCGCGGCAGATGGGCCTGATTTTTCCGACGAGATGGAGGATTCCGTTGATTCCACTGGCTTTGATAAAGTAGAATTGGAAACCGCTCAGGTAGAAGCAAAAATGATTGCACAGAAGATTAGGCATCTCGTTCAATCTGGTTATGAGATCTATGACAAGGATAAAAAAGTGATGCGCCCTGTCATGTATCGGGATTGTGTTATCCTAATGCGTTCGATGCCATGGGCACCGCAGTTTATGGAAGAATTCAAACAGGAGGGGTTGCCTTTATATGCAAATTTAAGCACGGGATATTTTGAGGCAACGGAAGTAGCCATTCTCTTATCCTTGTTGAAAATAATTGATAACCCATACCAGGATGTTCCGCTGGCTTCAGTATTGAGATCTCCTATTGTCGGAATGGACTCCAATGACTTGGCAACCATCCGAATCCAGCAAAAAAGAGGATCCTACTATGAAGCCTTAATCGCATTCATGAAAAAAACACCGGATACAATAGAAGAGGGAAATCTCGTAAAAAGAGTGCAGCTATTCTACGAAATGCTTCAGACCTGGAGAACCTCTGCGCGTGAAGGAGCATTGTCGGAATTGATCTGGCAAATCTATCAGGACACCCATTTCTTCGACTTTGTTGGGGGGATGCCGGGTGGAAAGCAGCGTCAGGCTAATTTAAGAGCCCTTTATGACCGTGCAAGACAATATGAATCCACTTCCTTCCGTGGACTTTTCCGCTTTTTGCGTTTTATCGAAAGGATGCAGGACCGCGGAGAGGATTTGGGAGCAGCAAGAGCGCTCGGGGAGCAGGAGGATGTAATCAGGTTGATGACCATCCACTCCAGTAAGGGACTTGAATTTCCAGTCGTATTTGTTGCCGGCTTGTCGAGGCAGTTCAACATGATGGATCTCAATAGTAGTTATTTGCTGGATAAGGAGCTTGGCTTTGGCTCCAAATATGTAAATTCGAAACTGCGAATCACCTATCCTACCATTTTACAGCTAGCGTTGAAAAGAAAAGCCAAAGCTCAGTTGATTGCAGAGGAAATGCGTGTCCTATATGTAGCATTGACAAGGGCAAAAGAGAAGTTGTATCTGGTCGGAACGGTAAAAGACTTCGAGAAATCGCAGGCCCTATGGAATGAACACTGCAGTCATGAAAGCTGGTTGTTGCCGGATTACGCCAGAGCAGGGGCAAAATCCTACATGGATTGGGTTGGTCCTGCGCTTGTACGCCATAGGGATGCAGAAAGCTTGAGGGAAAATGGGTTGTCAGCTTCTGTATCTGACGACATAACCAATCACCCAACCTCCTGGAAGGTGTCCATAACCAAGGTGCACCAGCTTCTAGAAGAGATGGAAGCGGAAAAGGAAGAAGAAAACCTTCTGTTGGATAAGGTGAGGCATGGTGTACCAGTGGAGATAGAAAGTTCTTATAAAATGAGAGTTAAAGAGCAATTGAATTGGTCGTATCCGTATAAAGAGGCAAGTGCCCATCGATCCAAGCAATCGGTATCAGAAATAAAAAGAATGAGAGAACAACAGGATCCATACGCGGATAACGCGCTCGTTAAGACAGAAAGAAGATATTTCCTTGATCGTCCGGCATTTCTACAGAAAAAACAGCTGTCACCATCCGAAATTGGAACAGCGATGCATGCGGTGATGCAAAATGTAGATTTATCGGTGGAAAATATCGATAGAGAGTACATCCAAGCTCAGGTGCTTATGATGGTACAAAAAGAGCTGATAACCCAGGAACAGGCGGAAGTGATAGACTTTGAGGCAATAGCATCCTTCTTTGCAAACCCTGTTGGCAAACGCATGTTGAACGCGGAGCATATCCACAGGGAGGTTCCTTTTAGCTTTGCTCTAAAAGGAGATGTGCTTGGAGAAACGACGGAATTAAAAGAAGAGACCATTTTAGTACAGGGAGTCATTGATTGCCTTGTGGAAGATGAAGATGGACTTGTTTTAATTGATTATAAAACAGACACCATCAACGGCCGTTTCCCAGGAGGATTTGTAGAGGCCGAACCGATCCTAAGAAACCGATACAAGGAACAGGTGTCCTTGTACGGGATGGCTGTCGAGCAGATCTGGAAGAAGGAACTTAGGGCGAAATATTTATATTTCTTTGATGGAAACCATCTAGTGGAGATGGTTGATTAA
- the sbcD gene encoding exonuclease subunit SbcD: MRILHTADWHLGKTLEGRSRLPEQAQFLEELLQIVEDEKVDVILMAGDVYDTVNPPAQAEVLFYESLKQLSNNGKRPMAVIAGNHDNPDRLSASRPLASSQNISLLGYPTMDVQKIYIPTTDETLKLASLPYPSESRLNEVLSEEFDEKVIRNQYDERIRQFFGKMCEEFTEKTVNVAMSHLFVAGGNSSDSERPIEVGGAFTVAAESLPAQAQYVALGHLHRPQTIKRAKTAARYSGSPLAYSFSEAGYTKSVTIIDAKPGAEVETKEIYLSSGKPLVRWKAAEGVQQVFGWLEEKKDHHAWVDLEIHVTHALSMEEIHRIRKHHDGILHIRPIFPEMVEERKAVKMDSVPIEELFVKFYEKQSGGAQPEEELVRLFLSLLQDESVKEEQA; the protein is encoded by the coding sequence ATGCGAATACTTCACACTGCAGATTGGCACCTCGGTAAGACATTGGAGGGAAGAAGCCGGTTGCCAGAGCAGGCACAATTTTTGGAAGAACTTTTGCAAATAGTAGAGGACGAAAAGGTAGATGTTATTCTGATGGCTGGAGACGTGTATGATACGGTCAATCCACCTGCTCAAGCGGAAGTACTATTCTATGAATCACTTAAACAGCTTTCAAACAATGGGAAAAGGCCGATGGCGGTCATTGCTGGCAACCATGACAATCCAGACCGTCTTTCGGCATCCAGACCTCTTGCAAGCTCACAGAATATATCCTTGCTTGGTTACCCCACCATGGACGTTCAGAAAATCTACATTCCTACTACAGATGAAACCCTCAAGCTTGCTTCTTTGCCCTATCCATCTGAATCGAGATTAAATGAGGTGCTTTCCGAAGAGTTTGATGAAAAGGTCATCCGCAATCAATATGATGAGCGAATACGTCAATTTTTCGGGAAGATGTGTGAAGAGTTCACGGAAAAGACGGTTAATGTTGCAATGAGCCATCTTTTTGTGGCAGGTGGGAATTCCTCCGATTCGGAACGGCCGATCGAGGTAGGCGGGGCATTCACGGTTGCAGCGGAAAGTCTACCGGCACAGGCGCAGTATGTAGCACTTGGCCATCTCCATCGTCCTCAGACTATTAAACGTGCTAAAACGGCTGCAAGGTATTCCGGCTCTCCCCTCGCCTATAGTTTTTCTGAGGCTGGATATACAAAAAGTGTCACCATCATCGATGCAAAGCCTGGTGCAGAGGTGGAAACAAAAGAAATCTATCTATCAAGTGGTAAGCCCCTTGTAAGATGGAAAGCGGCAGAAGGTGTTCAGCAGGTGTTTGGGTGGCTGGAGGAAAAGAAAGACCATCATGCCTGGGTTGACCTTGAAATTCATGTGACGCATGCGTTATCCATGGAAGAGATTCACCGCATCCGCAAACATCACGATGGAATCCTGCATATTCGTCCTATTTTTCCGGAAATGGTGGAGGAACGAAAAGCTGTGAAAATGGATAGTGTTCCAATTGAAGAGCTATTTGTAAAATTCTATGAAAAACAATCAGGTGGAGCACAGCCTGAGGAGGAATTGGTCCGGTTATTCCTCTCCTTATTACAAGATGAATCGGTGAAGGAGGAACAAGCATGA
- a CDS encoding SbcC/MukB-like Walker B domain-containing protein: MKPISLAVTGLHSFREKQVIDFESLCEGGVFGIFGPTGSGKSSILDGMTLALYGKVERASNNTQGIMNHAENLLEVSFLFELENANGKQRFKVERTFKRTDDIRVKSGISRLTEVKDDKHIVIADKASEVNHAIQEILGLTIDDFTRAVVLPQGKFAEFLSLKGADRRQMLQRLFQLEKYGDQLSRKIKEELQEKTRLLGEIHAEQLGLGEATDEAVKEAEKAFKEVGALVDAAEEALQEMENVFESKKKQWEWQTEREQVEQKLQTFLVQEASIKELEVSYTLAEQAENLKPLLEDLKEVEKVIAQWRQKSIQDQAANASAKETLEKSVKSYEAARQKKETDLPVLLSKKEKLVRALKLEEGLSVYQPKVVELQHSIASKKEKLSRIEAQEEKEKDIYVKAIKKQKVLKDELASTAESPARLQLLQKAFEGKQEILHMEKKVLENGAEVRSLQNKISAFQAENQKAEANLQKGKETLLEIFQRTEKHYDQASIMAQWLDWLERQTEQFLQAEQKLAEDAKIHQLAMELARSLEEGEACPVCGSTNHPGVASQEGHREVASSIEESEMGKLPSAISLQKQENLKIKLRLEQLASELHRDLEGETELPRPKESFEKVDKWKKEMDESTDAAGLLAETYRRILTEQKSLIQDLIQLHEKKEQADHFLKSWSGTFQETAKLSSSYIEQREEWKKREESSRQELENKKKQWHKAFEKESFEEIDGNYQAAQETEKRRVELQERINKSVDFIETKEKQLKEVQEMKMEMEKSMYQESLNLDQLNSRIKETQEEVKSIVGENNIQDELKRVELKVNSLNEREREDYQTWTSAQQHAQEREKAASQSEQMVRETKSRLENIQEKWKLDLEKSIFTSMDAVEEAVAYIDYKDQWKKQIEQYWEERKAVEKDLSRLNALIGTERLEETQWQELQEQLQFARKKLREEIERKSAVQQNLTSIKERNERYRSLEEKKAKLTEETQAYQKLQAVFKGNSFVEYLAEEQLLQISRDASERLGHLTRQRYALEMDSQGGFIIRDDANGGVRRPVSSLSGGETFLTSLALALSLSAQIQLRGEYPLQFFFLDEGFGTLDSELLDAVVTALEKLQSNHLAVGVISHVQELRARLPRRLVVTPAQSSGVGSVVTLENL, from the coding sequence ATGAAACCAATTTCATTAGCGGTCACAGGCTTGCACAGTTTTCGTGAGAAACAGGTGATTGACTTTGAATCGCTCTGTGAAGGGGGCGTTTTCGGTATCTTCGGACCTACTGGAAGCGGAAAATCATCCATTTTAGATGGCATGACACTCGCACTGTACGGGAAAGTGGAGCGTGCCTCGAATAATACACAGGGTATCATGAATCATGCCGAGAATCTGTTGGAGGTATCCTTCCTATTTGAATTGGAAAATGCCAATGGGAAGCAACGATTCAAGGTGGAGCGGACTTTTAAGCGTACGGATGATATCCGCGTCAAATCGGGAATATCCCGATTGACGGAAGTTAAGGACGATAAACATATCGTCATCGCTGATAAGGCAAGTGAAGTCAATCATGCCATCCAAGAAATTTTGGGGCTTACAATTGATGACTTTACCCGGGCGGTTGTCCTGCCACAGGGAAAATTCGCGGAGTTTCTATCACTGAAAGGTGCAGACAGAAGACAGATGCTGCAACGCCTATTTCAGCTAGAGAAATATGGAGATCAGCTCTCTCGAAAAATAAAGGAAGAATTGCAGGAGAAAACAAGGCTCCTTGGTGAGATCCATGCCGAGCAGCTGGGTTTGGGCGAGGCAACAGATGAAGCGGTGAAAGAAGCGGAAAAAGCGTTTAAAGAAGTAGGAGCACTCGTCGATGCGGCAGAAGAAGCACTTCAGGAAATGGAAAATGTTTTTGAAAGTAAAAAGAAACAATGGGAATGGCAGACAGAAAGGGAACAAGTGGAACAGAAGCTTCAGACTTTCTTAGTACAGGAAGCTTCCATCAAGGAACTGGAAGTTTCCTATACCTTGGCAGAGCAAGCGGAGAACTTGAAGCCGTTATTGGAAGATTTGAAAGAAGTCGAGAAAGTTATAGCTCAATGGAGGCAAAAGAGCATTCAAGACCAGGCTGCCAATGCATCTGCGAAAGAAACATTGGAAAAATCGGTGAAAAGCTATGAAGCGGCACGGCAAAAGAAAGAAACGGATTTGCCTGTCTTGCTGTCCAAGAAAGAGAAATTGGTGCGTGCCCTGAAGCTTGAAGAAGGCTTATCTGTATATCAGCCAAAGGTAGTGGAGCTACAACATTCTATAGCATCTAAAAAAGAAAAGCTTTCTAGAATAGAAGCACAGGAAGAGAAAGAAAAAGATATATATGTCAAGGCGATTAAAAAGCAAAAAGTATTAAAGGATGAGCTTGCGTCTACTGCTGAGTCACCTGCCCGTCTGCAATTGTTACAGAAGGCATTTGAGGGCAAACAGGAAATTTTGCATATGGAGAAAAAAGTACTGGAAAATGGTGCTGAGGTTCGAAGCCTGCAAAATAAAATCTCGGCATTTCAAGCGGAGAACCAAAAAGCAGAGGCAAACCTGCAAAAGGGAAAAGAAACGTTACTGGAAATCTTTCAACGTACAGAGAAGCATTATGACCAAGCTTCCATAATGGCACAATGGTTAGATTGGTTGGAGCGACAGACCGAACAATTCTTGCAGGCGGAACAAAAGCTTGCAGAAGACGCCAAAATTCATCAGCTAGCCATGGAACTGGCCAGATCGCTTGAAGAAGGCGAAGCGTGTCCCGTTTGTGGATCCACTAATCATCCTGGAGTAGCTTCTCAGGAAGGACATCGAGAGGTAGCCAGCAGTATAGAGGAAAGTGAAATGGGTAAACTTCCATCTGCAATATCTCTGCAAAAGCAGGAGAATCTGAAAATCAAGCTCAGACTAGAGCAATTGGCTTCCGAGCTTCATCGAGATCTTGAAGGGGAAACGGAACTTCCTCGCCCGAAGGAATCCTTCGAAAAAGTGGACAAGTGGAAAAAGGAAATGGACGAGTCGACAGATGCTGCTGGGCTGCTTGCTGAAACATACCGCAGAATTTTAACGGAGCAAAAATCATTGATCCAGGACCTTATCCAACTGCATGAAAAGAAAGAGCAAGCGGACCATTTCCTTAAATCCTGGTCCGGAACATTTCAAGAAACTGCCAAGCTTTCTTCTAGCTATATAGAGCAACGGGAAGAGTGGAAAAAGCGCGAAGAAAGTTCAAGGCAGGAACTTGAAAATAAAAAGAAGCAGTGGCACAAAGCTTTCGAGAAGGAGAGTTTTGAAGAGATTGATGGGAATTATCAGGCTGCACAAGAGACGGAAAAGCGCAGAGTGGAGTTGCAGGAAAGAATCAATAAAAGCGTTGATTTTATCGAAACAAAAGAGAAACAATTAAAAGAAGTGCAAGAAATGAAAATGGAAATGGAAAAATCCATGTATCAAGAAAGTTTAAACCTGGACCAACTAAACTCACGTATAAAGGAAACCCAAGAAGAGGTAAAATCCATTGTGGGGGAAAATAATATTCAAGATGAGCTGAAACGCGTTGAGCTTAAAGTGAACAGTTTAAATGAGAGGGAAAGGGAAGACTACCAAACATGGACTTCCGCACAGCAGCATGCACAAGAAAGGGAGAAAGCTGCTTCGCAAAGTGAACAGATGGTACGTGAGACCAAGTCCCGGCTCGAGAATATCCAAGAAAAATGGAAACTTGATTTAGAAAAATCCATTTTCACCTCTATGGATGCAGTGGAGGAAGCAGTTGCGTATATAGATTATAAGGATCAATGGAAGAAACAAATTGAACAATATTGGGAAGAAAGAAAAGCTGTTGAAAAGGACCTGTCCAGATTGAATGCACTAATAGGGACAGAGAGACTGGAAGAAACACAATGGCAAGAATTGCAGGAGCAGCTGCAGTTTGCACGGAAAAAATTGCGGGAAGAAATAGAAAGAAAAAGTGCGGTTCAACAGAACCTTACTTCCATAAAAGAACGTAATGAACGTTACCGTTCTCTCGAGGAAAAGAAGGCAAAGTTGACAGAAGAGACGCAGGCTTACCAAAAACTCCAAGCTGTCTTTAAAGGGAACAGTTTTGTAGAATATTTGGCTGAAGAACAACTGCTACAAATAAGCAGGGATGCATCGGAAAGATTGGGTCACCTTACACGACAGAGATATGCATTGGAGATGGACTCCCAAGGAGGATTTATTATCCGTGATGATGCTAATGGCGGGGTACGAAGACCGGTTTCTTCTCTATCGGGTGGAGAAACATTCTTGACCTCTTTAGCCCTCGCGTTGTCATTGTCCGCACAAATCCAATTGCGTGGTGAGTATCCTTTACAATTCTTCTTCCTTGATGAAGGCTTTGGCACATTGGACTCCGAATTGTTGGATGCAGTGGTAACCGCACTAGAAAAGCTTCAATCCAACCACCTTGCCGTAGGAGTGATTTCTCATGTCCAAGAGCTAAGAGCACGCCTGCCAAGACGATTGGTGGTTACACCTGCACAGTCTTCTGGCGTAGGTTCTGTGGTAACATTGGAGAACTTATGA
- a CDS encoding HNH endonuclease signature motif containing protein: MAKKKKRDIGTCELCEREEVEITVHHLIPKEMGGTFLPTANLCIPCHKQIHALYTNEELATRLNTVLLLKDDPKITSFIKWIQKQPSTKIPLTRKSNERKKRR, from the coding sequence ATGGCAAAAAAGAAAAAGCGGGACATTGGAACCTGTGAGCTTTGTGAAAGGGAAGAAGTGGAAATAACGGTCCATCATCTGATCCCGAAGGAAATGGGGGGAACCTTTCTTCCAACGGCAAATCTTTGTATTCCATGTCATAAGCAGATACATGCTCTTTACACGAATGAAGAACTTGCCACACGTCTGAATACAGTTCTCCTTTTGAAGGATGACCCGAAGATCACTTCCTTCATTAAATGGATCCAAAAACAGCCGTCCACCAAAATACCACTAACTCGCAAATCAAACGAACGAAAGAAAAGACGCTAA
- a CDS encoding spore germination protein — MPAIVGPVAINSVGGGVINFGDSFYISPKSASKTSAGSGALNTGNFVITNNGLSATNTIDPDINDQDIVANK, encoded by the coding sequence ATGCCAGCTATCGTAGGTCCGGTCGCCATCAACAGCGTAGGCGGAGGAGTCATCAACTTCGGGGATTCTTTCTATATTTCTCCCAAATCCGCCTCCAAAACCTCAGCAGGATCCGGTGCACTTAACACCGGAAACTTCGTCATCACCAACAACGGTCTCAGCGCCACCAACACTATCGACCCTGACATCAATGACCAGGATATTGTGGCGAATAAATAA
- a CDS encoding spore germination protein yields MPSIIGPVKVTSIGGGTINFGDTFYISPKGTGKTSEGSGGSNTGNIINTNSGLNATNTIDPDLTDQNVSGNK; encoded by the coding sequence ATGCCTTCTATTATTGGCCCTGTAAAAGTGACTAGTATCGGTGGGGGTACCATTAATTTCGGGGACACCTTTTATATTAGCCCAAAAGGTACCGGAAAGACCAGCGAAGGTTCCGGTGGGTCCAACACCGGAAATATTATTAATACAAATAGCGGACTTAATGCTACCAATACGATTGATCCTGACTTGACGGATCAGAACGTCAGCGGGAATAAATAA
- a CDS encoding spore germination protein GerPE: MRISRVNEINLHSLSFSSYFHIGDSCYINAKSQALAVKREFPKFYGNEGDFSDFPIFTLEYPLPRVTENVNMSVSNPNPNICVNHITVKGVSSSSVLQVGSSQTICAEVRIKHIRQLLGPEVHQAMGIPIKSAIRDEEE, translated from the coding sequence ATGAGGATTTCCAGAGTAAATGAAATCAATCTGCATTCTTTGTCATTCAGTTCTTATTTTCACATTGGTGATTCTTGTTATATTAACGCCAAATCTCAAGCACTTGCGGTCAAACGGGAGTTCCCAAAATTTTATGGAAATGAAGGTGATTTTTCTGATTTCCCCATTTTCACCTTGGAATACCCATTGCCAAGGGTAACGGAGAACGTGAATATGTCTGTTTCAAATCCAAATCCGAACATTTGCGTCAATCATATCACAGTAAAGGGTGTATCCTCTTCCTCTGTCCTGCAGGTCGGATCCTCCCAGACAATTTGTGCAGAAGTAAGAATCAAACATATCAGGCAACTTTTAGGTCCTGAAGTGCATCAAGCGATGGGTATTCCTATAAAAAGTGCAATTAGGGATGAGGAGGAATAG
- a CDS encoding spore gernimation protein GerPD produces the protein MNFQVTNHNLQVDNINILGVSSSSIFLVGDTQNICLSSYFDTPPESLIIGPFVPLTTE, from the coding sequence ATGAATTTTCAAGTAACAAATCACAATCTGCAAGTGGATAATATCAATATTCTAGGGGTCTCTTCCTCCTCCATCTTTCTAGTTGGAGATACTCAGAATATCTGCCTATCTTCCTATTTTGATACTCCTCCGGAATCATTAATCATTGGCCCTTTTGTTCCACTTACTACGGAATAG
- the gerPC gene encoding spore germination protein GerPC, which translates to MYNNYQYFYQSQQQIQQLQQVVENQTKQISTLEELVKLMQKEIIQLKEKPSMNIERIEYKFDQLKVETLEGTLNIGLTPGSSGEIEDFIVTQNNLEVPVSQRNQNLAKGIEADLREYLEKNGETKIKHIAKQQGRTLEDHYYDFMIQDVNKQLPSRVNHKLNTITAEAVQKGYNDEKIKEITIQQLQGDMDKAFAAFIQSLPHQK; encoded by the coding sequence ATGTACAATAACTATCAGTACTTTTATCAATCACAACAACAGATACAGCAGCTTCAACAAGTAGTTGAAAACCAGACCAAGCAGATCTCCACCCTTGAGGAGCTAGTAAAGCTTATGCAAAAGGAGATCATCCAATTAAAAGAAAAACCAAGTATGAACATAGAAAGAATTGAGTATAAATTTGATCAGCTTAAAGTGGAAACACTCGAGGGTACATTAAATATCGGCCTGACCCCCGGGTCATCGGGTGAGATCGAAGACTTCATCGTTACCCAAAACAACCTGGAAGTCCCGGTTTCACAAAGAAACCAAAATCTTGCAAAAGGAATAGAAGCAGATTTACGGGAGTATTTGGAGAAAAACGGGGAAACGAAAATCAAACACATTGCAAAACAGCAAGGCAGGACCTTAGAGGATCATTATTATGATTTTATGATCCAAGATGTAAATAAACAGCTCCCTTCCCGTGTCAATCACAAGTTGAATACCATCACGGCAGAAGCTGTTCAAAAAGGTTATAACGATGAAAAAATTAAAGAGATCACCATCCAACAACTACAAGGCGATATGGATAAAGCCTTTGCAGCCTTTATTCAAAGCCTGCCTCACCAAAAATAA
- a CDS encoding spore germination protein GerPB translates to MSSNFFINQNIVIHHLKIGGITNSSVFQIGSAGVIKSLSNLYNTGGFVEPAPVSSAEIAQGQQVGSSTDTLGPFVPLTGTE, encoded by the coding sequence ATGTCATCCAATTTTTTTATCAACCAAAACATCGTCATCCACCATTTAAAAATTGGTGGAATCACAAACTCTTCTGTTTTCCAGATAGGTAGTGCCGGGGTCATTAAATCCTTATCTAATCTTTATAACACAGGAGGATTTGTGGAACCCGCCCCGGTAAGTAGTGCCGAGATAGCCCAAGGACAGCAAGTTGGCTCAAGCACAGACACTTTAGGACCTTTTGTCCCCTTAACAGGTACAGAGTGA